A stretch of Geomonas oryzisoli DNA encodes these proteins:
- a CDS encoding NADH:flavin oxidoreductase/NADH oxidase, giving the protein MSILFTPFTLRELVFKNRIFVSPMCMYSSKEGLPTDWHMVHLGSRAVGGAGLVMVEATAVTPQGRISPDDSGIWSAEHAAAFAPITRFIKEQGSVPGIQLAHAGRKASTDLPWKGGRPVDVNHRGWQTIAPSPVPFSREDPVIPREATLEDLETLLGQFAAAARRSVEAGFEVAEIHMAHGYLLHQFLSPLSNQRVDDFGGSLENRCRFPLRVAKAVRDIWPEHLPVFVRVSASDWMEGGWDLEQTLYLTRALKQIGIDFIDCSSGGMVPEAMPPFGPGFQTPFATAIRNEVGIPTGAVGVVTDPVQAEQIVATGLADAVLLARAMLRDPYWPLHAAKALGVDLPWPLQYERAK; this is encoded by the coding sequence ATGAGCATCCTTTTCACGCCGTTTACCCTGCGCGAGTTGGTCTTCAAAAACCGCATCTTCGTCTCCCCGATGTGCATGTACTCCAGCAAAGAAGGGCTCCCCACCGACTGGCACATGGTGCACCTGGGGAGCCGGGCCGTAGGGGGCGCCGGCCTGGTCATGGTCGAGGCGACCGCAGTCACGCCGCAGGGGCGCATCTCTCCTGATGACAGCGGTATCTGGAGCGCCGAGCACGCCGCCGCCTTCGCCCCCATCACCCGCTTCATCAAGGAGCAGGGCTCGGTGCCCGGCATCCAGCTTGCGCATGCGGGGCGCAAGGCCTCCACAGATCTCCCCTGGAAGGGTGGACGCCCGGTCGACGTCAACCACCGCGGCTGGCAGACCATCGCCCCGAGCCCGGTCCCCTTTTCCAGGGAGGACCCGGTGATCCCCCGGGAGGCGACCCTGGAGGACCTGGAAACACTGCTGGGGCAATTCGCGGCGGCTGCGCGGCGCAGTGTCGAGGCCGGGTTCGAGGTGGCCGAAATCCACATGGCGCACGGCTACCTGCTGCACCAGTTCCTGTCGCCGCTCTCCAACCAGCGCGTTGACGATTTCGGCGGCTCCCTTGAGAACCGCTGCCGCTTCCCGCTCAGGGTCGCCAAGGCCGTACGCGACATCTGGCCCGAGCACCTCCCCGTATTCGTCAGGGTTTCGGCCTCGGACTGGATGGAAGGGGGGTGGGACCTGGAGCAGACCCTGTACCTGACCAGGGCCTTGAAGCAGATCGGGATCGACTTCATCGACTGCTCCTCGGGCGGGATGGTCCCCGAAGCCATGCCGCCGTTTGGCCCCGGCTTCCAGACCCCATTCGCCACGGCCATCAGGAACGAGGTCGGCATCCCGACCGGGGCGGTGGGGGTCGTCACCGATCCGGTCCAGGCGGAGCAGATCGTCGCCACCGGCCTCGCCGATGCCGTGCTCCTCGCGCGCGCCATGCTGCGCGACCCGTACTGGCCGCTGCACGCCGCGAAGGCCCTGGGCGTGGATCTGCCCTGGCCGTTGCAGTACGAGAGGGCGAAATAG
- the mutM gene encoding bifunctional DNA-formamidopyrimidine glycosylase/DNA-(apurinic or apyrimidinic site) lyase → MPELPEVEVTRLGIKDHLAGARIASVELRIGKLRNMVPEGLSQLLAGQTVTSVERRGKYLILHFSAGSLLLHLGMTGHLRLVPASAAPGPHDHFDLRLASGLVLRLNDPRRFGSIHFTGSDPLQHRLLRNIGPEPLTGAFVPDYLYRLSRGRKVALQRFLMDSAVVAGIGNIYAAESLFRCRMHPDTPAGELTQADCAALVAAIKETLATSIATGHATMDFLKTEERLVYFPQQLYVYGRAGLPCRECGTPVTRGRLGNRSTFFCRQCQPEYRPPR, encoded by the coding sequence ATGCCAGAGTTGCCCGAAGTAGAAGTAACCCGGCTCGGGATAAAGGACCACCTGGCCGGTGCGCGCATCGCCTCGGTGGAGCTGCGCATCGGCAAGCTGCGCAACATGGTCCCGGAGGGGCTCTCCCAGCTCCTCGCGGGACAGACGGTTACTTCCGTCGAGCGGCGCGGCAAGTACCTGATCCTCCACTTCAGCGCGGGCTCGCTGCTGCTGCACCTGGGGATGACCGGCCACCTGCGGCTGGTGCCTGCCTCCGCCGCACCGGGTCCCCACGACCATTTCGACCTGCGCCTCGCTTCCGGACTGGTGCTCCGCCTGAACGATCCGCGCCGTTTCGGCTCGATCCACTTCACCGGCTCCGATCCGCTGCAGCATCGGCTGCTCCGAAACATCGGCCCCGAACCGCTCACCGGTGCCTTCGTCCCGGATTACCTGTACCGGCTGAGCCGAGGCAGGAAGGTCGCCCTGCAGCGCTTCCTGATGGACAGCGCGGTGGTGGCGGGCATCGGCAACATCTACGCCGCCGAAAGCCTCTTTCGTTGCCGGATGCACCCGGACACCCCGGCTGGAGAACTGACCCAGGCTGACTGTGCCGCGCTGGTGGCGGCTATCAAGGAAACCTTGGCGACCTCCATCGCCACCGGACACGCGACCATGGATTTCCTCAAAACCGAAGAGAGGCTCGTCTATTTCCCGCAGCAGCTCTACGTCTACGGGCGGGCAGGGCTTCCTTGCCGTGAGTGCGGCACCCCCGTCACCAGGGGGAGGCTGGGCAACCGCTCCACCTTTTTCTGCCGGCAGTGCCAGCCGGAGTACCGGCCGCCGCGGTAA
- a CDS encoding Bax inhibitor-1/YccA family protein, giving the protein MERYQTQYRTISVVNSGVMRGVYGWMSGGLLLTALVSVITASSPALLQAILGNRILFYALIFGELGLVVAISGAINRISTATASLLFLLYAALNGLTMSTIFVVYTHSSIASTFLVTAGMFGVMSLYGYLTRSDLSSWGSFLFMGLVGVVIASLVNIFLHSSMLNWVLSLCGIIVFTGLTAYDTQRIKQMGNTGGKGAILGALTLYLDFINMFLLLLRFLGDRR; this is encoded by the coding sequence ATGGAAAGATATCAAACCCAATACCGGACCATCAGTGTGGTAAACAGCGGCGTCATGAGAGGAGTCTACGGCTGGATGAGCGGCGGGCTGCTGCTGACCGCTCTCGTTTCGGTGATAACCGCATCGTCCCCGGCACTGCTGCAGGCGATCCTGGGTAACCGCATCCTCTTTTACGCCCTGATCTTCGGCGAGCTCGGCCTCGTGGTCGCCATAAGCGGCGCCATCAACAGGATCAGCACCGCCACCGCGAGCCTTCTGTTTCTGCTCTACGCGGCGCTGAACGGCCTCACCATGTCCACCATTTTCGTGGTCTACACGCACTCCTCGATAGCATCGACCTTCCTGGTCACCGCCGGTATGTTCGGCGTCATGAGCCTGTACGGCTATCTCACCAGGAGCGACCTCTCATCGTGGGGAAGCTTCCTGTTCATGGGACTGGTAGGTGTGGTGATCGCCTCGCTGGTGAACATCTTCCTGCATAGCTCGATGCTCAACTGGGTGCTGAGCCTGTGCGGCATCATCGTATTCACCGGCCTTACCGCCTACGACACGCAGCGGATCAAGCAGATGGGCAACACCGGCGGCAAGGGGGCGATCCTCGGCGCGCTCACCCTGTACCTCGACTTCATCAACATGTTCCTGCTGCTGCTCAGGTTCCTGGGGGACCGCAGGTAA
- a CDS encoding acyl-CoA dehydrogenase family protein — protein MAARIFKGAEFLITEPGKDEVFVPEDFSDEQRQIGATTEQFVANEVIPAREDIEHQDFGKVVQLLRRCGDLGLLMIDVPEEYGGLELDKATSMLAAEKISGSGSFSVAYAAHSGIGTLPLVYYGTEDQKSRYLDKLTSGEWIAAYCLTEPDSGSDALGAKASATLSADGSHYILNGTKQFTTNGSIADLYTVFAKVDKEHFTAFLVERTMAGVSVGPEEKKMGIKGSSTTQVILDNVKVPVQNVLGEIGKGHKIAFNVLNIGRFKLGAAVTGSAKFALADGVKYAVLRKQFGRPIASFGAIQEKLADMAAEIFASESLVYRLAGLIDDRLATIPKETPNYYDAYQKGIEEYAMECAIAKVFCSEMLAFVADQVVQIHGGYGFIQEYPAERYYRDERINRIFEGTNEINRLLIPGTLLTRALKGEIPLQREAMKALDALTTPSFEEPDDSVPFAAEKALLSGLKQLFLVVAGSAAQKYQAAIKDEQEVLMALADVVINIFAMESAVLRAEKILPRLSEAKRLAVSAAVRCFCFGANEKTASAARKAAFYSEEGDTLTILLGAVRRFTRYQAAGLLKDKRLVAQAVIDAEKYPF, from the coding sequence ATGGCAGCAAGGATATTCAAGGGAGCGGAGTTCCTGATCACCGAGCCGGGCAAGGACGAGGTCTTCGTCCCGGAGGATTTCAGCGACGAACAGCGCCAGATCGGCGCGACGACCGAGCAGTTCGTGGCGAACGAGGTGATCCCGGCGCGTGAAGATATCGAGCATCAGGATTTCGGGAAGGTGGTGCAGCTGCTGAGGCGCTGCGGCGACCTGGGGCTGTTGATGATCGACGTCCCCGAGGAGTACGGCGGTCTCGAGCTGGACAAGGCCACCAGCATGCTGGCGGCCGAGAAGATCTCGGGGTCGGGCTCGTTCTCCGTCGCCTACGCCGCCCACAGCGGCATCGGCACGCTGCCGCTGGTCTACTACGGCACCGAGGACCAGAAGTCACGCTACCTGGACAAGCTGACCAGCGGCGAGTGGATCGCCGCCTACTGCCTCACCGAACCCGACTCCGGCAGCGACGCCCTGGGCGCCAAGGCGAGCGCCACGCTCTCCGCAGACGGAAGCCACTATATCCTCAACGGTACCAAGCAGTTCACCACCAACGGCTCCATCGCCGACCTCTACACCGTTTTCGCCAAGGTGGACAAGGAGCACTTCACCGCCTTCCTGGTGGAGCGGACCATGGCAGGGGTGAGCGTCGGGCCTGAGGAAAAGAAGATGGGGATCAAGGGCTCCTCGACCACCCAGGTCATCCTGGACAACGTCAAGGTCCCGGTCCAAAACGTCCTTGGGGAAATCGGCAAGGGGCACAAGATCGCCTTCAACGTCCTGAACATCGGCCGCTTCAAGCTCGGGGCCGCGGTCACCGGGTCGGCCAAGTTCGCCCTGGCCGACGGGGTGAAGTACGCGGTACTGAGAAAGCAGTTCGGCCGCCCCATCGCCTCTTTCGGGGCCATCCAGGAGAAGCTTGCCGACATGGCGGCCGAGATCTTCGCCTCGGAGTCGCTGGTCTACCGCCTGGCGGGGCTCATCGACGACCGGCTGGCCACCATCCCCAAGGAGACGCCCAACTACTACGACGCCTACCAGAAAGGGATCGAGGAGTACGCCATGGAGTGCGCCATCGCCAAGGTGTTCTGCTCCGAGATGCTCGCCTTCGTGGCGGACCAGGTGGTGCAGATCCACGGCGGCTACGGCTTCATCCAGGAGTACCCGGCCGAGCGCTACTACCGCGACGAGCGCATCAACCGCATCTTCGAGGGGACCAACGAGATCAACCGGCTGCTCATACCGGGCACCCTCCTTACCCGCGCACTGAAAGGGGAGATCCCGCTGCAGCGCGAGGCGATGAAGGCGCTCGACGCGCTGACCACGCCTTCCTTCGAGGAGCCGGACGACTCCGTCCCCTTCGCCGCCGAGAAGGCGCTTCTGTCCGGCCTGAAGCAGCTGTTCCTGGTCGTGGCCGGTTCCGCCGCCCAGAAGTACCAGGCGGCCATCAAGGACGAGCAGGAGGTCCTCATGGCGCTCGCCGACGTGGTGATCAACATCTTCGCCATGGAAAGCGCGGTGCTGCGCGCCGAGAAGATCCTGCCGCGGCTGAGCGAAGCGAAACGCCTGGCGGTGTCGGCGGCGGTCAGGTGCTTCTGCTTCGGCGCCAACGAGAAGACCGCCAGTGCCGCGCGCAAGGCGGCCTTCTACAGCGAGGAAGGGGATACCCTCACCATCCTGCTGGGCGCGGTCCGGCGCTTCACACGCTACCAGGCAGCGGGACTGCTTAAGGACAAACGCCTTGTGGCACAGGCGGTGATCGACGCGGAGAAATACCCGTTCTGA
- a CDS encoding CvfB family protein, whose protein sequence is MLEIGKYNRLEVKKLSAIGAYLASELGEILLPTKYVPEGLHHGEHLKVFVYLDSEDRLIATTLEPKAQVGDFALMEVKDVSPVGAFLEWGLEKDLLVPFSEQPRPMLKGERHLVRVYLDRSDRIAASAKIGKFLEKSASGLKEGQDVTLTFYEFGNLGAKVIIDGRYDGLLFKTELFGKYRVGDTAKGYVKKIRVDGKIDVTLRKGGKQDLTGGRETLLRVLGERGGFLPVGDKSPPELIAEMFRMSKKNFKTVIGNLYREGVIEITKEGIRLR, encoded by the coding sequence ATGCTAGAAATAGGTAAATACAACCGTTTGGAAGTAAAGAAACTGAGTGCCATTGGTGCCTACCTCGCGTCGGAATTGGGAGAAATCCTTCTGCCGACCAAGTACGTTCCCGAGGGACTGCACCACGGCGAGCACCTGAAGGTGTTCGTTTACCTCGACTCCGAGGATCGGCTCATCGCGACCACCCTGGAACCCAAGGCACAGGTCGGCGATTTTGCGCTCATGGAAGTCAAGGACGTAAGCCCGGTGGGGGCCTTCCTGGAGTGGGGGCTGGAAAAGGACCTGCTGGTCCCATTCAGCGAGCAGCCGCGCCCCATGCTGAAAGGGGAACGGCATCTGGTGCGGGTGTACCTGGACCGCTCGGACCGGATCGCGGCGTCGGCGAAGATCGGCAAGTTCCTCGAGAAGTCGGCCTCCGGCCTCAAGGAGGGGCAGGACGTGACGCTGACCTTCTACGAGTTCGGCAACCTGGGCGCCAAGGTCATCATCGACGGCCGTTACGACGGGCTGCTGTTCAAGACCGAGCTGTTCGGCAAATACCGGGTCGGCGACACCGCGAAGGGGTACGTGAAGAAGATTCGGGTCGATGGCAAGATCGACGTGACCCTGAGAAAAGGTGGGAAGCAGGACCTCACCGGCGGACGGGAGACCCTGTTGCGGGTACTTGGTGAGAGGGGCGGCTTTCTTCCCGTGGGGGACAAGTCGCCTCCTGAGCTGATCGCGGAGATGTTCCGGATGAGCAAGAAGAACTTCAAGACCGTGATCGGTAACCTGTACCGGGAAGGGGTCATCGAGATCACCAAGGAGGGGATCAGGCTCCGTTAA
- a CDS encoding sensor histidine kinase, with the protein MIGTIKDITERKAAEEAIRNLNDELDRRVIERTSQLVAAKKEIESFSYSVSHDLRAPLRHINSYSSILVEEYGESLPEDARYYLERICTASNRMGKQIDDLLALTRVGRAIMKRTTFNISQVAADVVDMLSDESDNPPEFVVQPGISAYGDSALVRLVLQNLLGNSVKYSSRAASPRIEFGQTLVGGRHAFFVRDNGVGFDMAYVEKLFQPFQRLHGSEFEGTGIGLATVRRIIERHGGSIWAEGKEREGAAFYFTLSTPRKADHTSC; encoded by the coding sequence ATGATCGGAACCATCAAGGATATCACCGAGAGAAAGGCCGCCGAGGAGGCGATCCGCAACTTAAACGACGAGCTTGACCGCAGGGTGATCGAGAGGACGTCGCAGCTCGTGGCCGCCAAGAAGGAGATAGAATCCTTCAGCTACTCCGTTTCTCACGACCTGCGCGCGCCTTTGCGGCATATCAACAGCTACAGCTCCATCCTGGTCGAGGAGTACGGCGAGTCGCTCCCCGAGGACGCCCGCTACTACCTCGAACGCATCTGCACCGCCAGTAACCGGATGGGAAAACAGATCGACGACCTGCTGGCCCTCACCCGGGTCGGGCGCGCCATCATGAAGCGGACCACCTTCAACATCAGCCAGGTGGCCGCCGATGTGGTGGACATGCTGAGCGACGAATCCGACAACCCGCCGGAATTCGTGGTCCAGCCTGGCATCAGCGCCTACGGTGACAGTGCCCTGGTAAGGCTCGTGCTGCAGAACCTGCTGGGCAATTCCGTCAAGTACTCCTCTCGCGCTGCTTCCCCGCGTATCGAGTTCGGACAGACCCTGGTCGGGGGAAGGCACGCCTTCTTCGTCAGGGACAACGGCGTGGGCTTCGACATGGCCTACGTCGAGAAGCTGTTCCAGCCCTTCCAGCGCCTGCACGGCTCCGAGTTCGAGGGGACCGGTATCGGCCTTGCCACCGTGCGCCGCATCATCGAACGTCACGGAGGGAGCATCTGGGCCGAAGGAAAAGAGCGTGAAGGGGCCGCCTTCTACTTCACCCTCTCGACCCCACGCAAGGCCGACCACACTTCCTGCTGA
- a CDS encoding GntR family transcriptional regulator codes for MRKTCHMVEKALVDGMLKGEFKPGSPLLSERDLAARFDVSRATVREALQKLQNAGWISVQQRHVTMVKDFWSEGDLELLSSINRNSEPFPYDLATHLLELRVQFAPDYARRAVENDAAGLAAVLRKAEKLRNCSSALVNFDWELHLAMAVMSGNRIYPLMLNSFASVYSKLRSALFSKDKHRLQLRDYYREMLAAANAGNALLAENITRAAMVMRLNDFKLYFGSLSQECPAPA; via the coding sequence ATGAGGAAAACCTGCCACATGGTGGAGAAGGCTTTGGTGGACGGGATGCTGAAGGGGGAGTTCAAGCCGGGAAGCCCGCTGCTCAGCGAACGTGATCTCGCCGCGCGCTTCGACGTCAGCAGGGCGACGGTACGGGAAGCGCTGCAAAAGCTGCAGAACGCAGGATGGATCTCGGTGCAGCAACGTCATGTCACCATGGTGAAGGACTTCTGGTCCGAGGGCGACCTCGAGCTCCTTTCCTCCATCAACCGCAACAGCGAGCCTTTTCCCTACGACCTGGCCACCCACCTGCTGGAGCTGAGGGTGCAGTTCGCACCTGACTACGCCCGCCGCGCGGTCGAAAACGACGCGGCGGGGCTGGCCGCGGTGCTGCGCAAGGCGGAAAAACTGCGCAACTGCTCCTCGGCCCTGGTCAACTTCGACTGGGAGCTGCACCTCGCCATGGCGGTGATGTCGGGCAACCGCATCTACCCCCTGATGCTGAACAGCTTCGCCAGCGTCTATTCCAAGCTCAGGTCCGCGCTCTTTTCAAAGGACAAGCACCGCTTGCAGTTGCGTGACTACTACCGCGAAATGCTGGCCGCAGCCAATGCCGGTAACGCTCTGCTGGCGGAAAATATCACCCGTGCCGCCATGGTGATGAGGTTGAACGATTTCAAGCTGTACTTCGGCTCCCTGTCCCAAGAGTGCCCTGCCCCGGCTTAG
- a CDS encoding sensor histidine kinase — translation MAVPKGRGESKSSAGKNPDSGENRDAQRKGTGPAPKEAVSSLAPSAGACERRLAEAQQELRRLHEELARQKASADNLGRELETFSYSVSHDLRAPLRHLIGFSNALLEDYGAALEPTAHSYLDCIVRAGRKMEGLVDALLALSRIGRQDMTLLNLDLSQMANSYTACIREREPGRKVTFRIAEHLHAHGDAVLLRTAVEHLLENAWKFTGKKDSATIELGSKEERGERVYFVRDDGAGFDMRFADRLFGPFQRMHREEEFPGLGIGLAIVQRIINRHGGRIWAEAEVNAGATFYFTLGS, via the coding sequence ATGGCAGTGCCTAAAGGCAGGGGCGAAAGCAAGTCAAGCGCCGGCAAGAATCCCGACAGCGGCGAGAACCGTGATGCGCAGCGCAAAGGGACCGGACCGGCGCCAAAGGAGGCAGTCTCCAGCCTGGCGCCGTCCGCGGGCGCATGTGAAAGAAGGCTTGCCGAGGCACAGCAGGAGCTTCGACGACTGCACGAAGAGCTGGCCAGGCAAAAGGCGAGTGCCGACAACCTGGGGCGGGAGTTGGAAACCTTCAGCTATTCCGTCTCACACGACCTGCGCGCTCCGCTTCGGCACCTGATCGGATTCAGCAACGCCCTCCTCGAAGATTACGGCGCAGCACTCGAGCCGACCGCCCACAGTTACCTGGACTGCATCGTGCGGGCGGGGCGCAAGATGGAGGGACTGGTGGACGCGCTGCTCGCGCTGTCACGTATCGGGCGCCAGGACATGACCCTTTTGAACCTCGACCTCTCCCAGATGGCCAACAGCTACACCGCATGCATCCGCGAGAGGGAGCCGGGGAGAAAGGTGACCTTCAGGATCGCGGAGCACCTCCACGCGCACGGAGACGCGGTGCTGTTACGGACCGCCGTGGAACATCTGTTGGAGAACGCCTGGAAATTCACGGGGAAGAAGGACTCCGCCACCATCGAACTGGGCAGCAAGGAGGAGAGGGGAGAGCGGGTTTACTTCGTAAGGGACGACGGGGCGGGCTTCGACATGCGTTTTGCCGACCGGCTGTTCGGCCCGTTCCAGCGCATGCACCGGGAAGAGGAATTCCCCGGCCTGGGGATCGGGCTCGCCATCGTGCAGCGGATCATCAACCGCCACGGAGGCAGGATCTGGGCGGAGGCGGAAGTGAACGCGGGGGCCACCTTCTACTTCACCCTGGGTAGCTGA